CGGCATGGATGATCTTGTCGGTCTCGCCTTTCTCAATCTCGGCTCTTCCTATGGCGAGCTCTATCAGTTCGACAAGGCCGAGGCGCTGCTGCGCGAAGGCATCGCCTATGCGGAGGATTGCGACCTCGATCATTCCAACAACTACATGTCGGCCTGGCTCGCTCTGACGCTGCTCTACAAGGGCCTCTGGGACGAGGCCGGCGATCACGCGACCGCGGTCGTCAACTGTCCCAACTTCTCGCTCGTCAGCAAGGTCATGGCGCTGGTGGCATTGGGCCGTCTGCGCGTGCGGCGCGGCGATCCCGGCATCGATGCCGTGCTCGACGAGGCGCTCGATCTGGCACGCCAGACCAACACGCTGCAGCGCCTGGCACCGGTCCATGCGGCGCGGGCCGAAGCCGCCTGGTTCGCCGGCGACAAGCCGCGCGCCGCGGCCGAGGCGACGGCGGCCTATGAACTGGCCATGAGTCACCGCCATCAATGGCATGTCGGCGAGTTTACCTACTGGCGCCGGCGCGCCGGCGAGGACGTCTCGCCACCCAGATGGTGCGCCAAGCCGTTCGCCTTGCAGATCGCCGGCGACTGGAAGGGGGCCGCCGCCGCCTGGCGCGATCTCAAATGTCCCTACGAAGAGGCGCGCGCCTTGGCTGACGGCGATGGCTCGGCGCAATTATCGGCGCTCGATATCTTCGATCGGCTGGGCGCGGCACCGGCGGCCGCTCTCCTGCGCCAGCGCCTGCGCGAGACCGGAACGCGCCGCATACCGCGCGGCCCCCGCGCCACGACCCTCGGTAATCCGCATGGGCTCACCAGCCGCGAGATGGGCGTGCTCGACTGCCTTGCTTGCGGGCTGAGCAACGGGCAGATCGGCATAAAACTTCATATCTCGCCCAAGACCGTCGACCACCACGTCTCGGCGATCCTGGCGAAGCTCGCCGTGAAAACGCGCGCCGAGGCCGCCGCGCATGCGTTGGCTGGCGGGCTGGTCGGCCAAAATAGGGAAGTGCCGATGCCAAAATAGGGAGACCATCCCGATGTGGCGCCAAGCGGCGCCGGATAGGCTCCATCCGCTAACCACAAGGAGCCGATCATGCCACGCTATGTCATCGAAAGAACCTTTCCGGACGGCCTCGAAATTCCGATGAACGACAAAGGTGCCGCAGGCACGCTCAAGGTCGTCGGCCGCAATGCCGAGGAAGGCGTCACCTGGGTCCACTCCTATGTAACCCAGGACAAGAAGAAGACCTTCTGCGTCTATGACGGACCGACGCCGGAAGCCATTCGCAAGGTCGCCGAGCACAACGGGCTGCCGGTCGACCGCATCAGCGAGGTCCGGGTTCTCGATCCTTATTTTTACCTGTGACCGTCAGAACCAGCGCGCTCTCCCAGCTCACAGCTGTTCTCGCCAGATGGCTGGGAACGGCGTCCGAGGAGAAGCGCAGCATCGCAAGGACCGACAGGCTGAACGGTCACCTGATGAAGGATGTCGGTCTTACGCGTGAGAAAGAGGCCCTGAAGCACTGGCGAGACTTTATGTAGAGTCGGCCCGAATGGTCACGGACCTTTCGGGCCCATCACTCCATCAGGTCGAGCATATATTGCGGCAGCGCAAAGGACGCCTGATGGATCTCAGGGTTGTAGTAGCGCGTCTTGAGGCCGCTCGCGGCGAAGCGCTCACGCAAGGTCGCGAGCGGCACATGGCGCGCCTGTGGATCGACGGCCCCCCAGCCGAAACTCATGCTGCCACCGATATAGGTCGGCACCGCGGCATGGAAGAAATGCCGGTCGGGGAAAGACTGCGCCAGGTTCTTCGCCGTCTGGCGCAATTCGTCGGGCTGCAGGAAGGGCACGCCATTTTGCGTTGCGAGAATGCCGCGCTCGCCGAGGCGTTGCCGGCTTAGCCGATAGAAGTCGTTGCTGAACAGGCTGGCGGCGGGCCCGATCGGATCGGTCGAGTCCGACAGGATCACGTCGAACGTCTGGGCGCTCTCGCGTAGGTAATCGAGTCCATCGGCGATGATGAGCTTGAGGCGCGGATCGTCCAGCGATCCGGCTGAATGATTGGGCAGATATTTGAGACACATGTCGATCACCGCCTGGTCGATCTCGACGGCGACGATCTCCTCGATGCCCTTGTGGCGCGTGACCTCGCGCACGATTCCGCCATCACCCACGCCGACGATAAGCACCTTACGCACCGCGCCATGGGCGAGGATCGGCACATGCGCCAGCATTTCGTGATAGATGAATTCGTCGGCCTCGGTCGTCTGCACCGCGCCGTCGAGCGCCAAGACGCGGCCCATGCGCTTGTTGCGGAAGATCACCAGATGCTGATGCTCGGTGCGTGTCTCATAGAGCACCTCGTCCACGCTGAAGCGCTGGCCGTAATCGGCATGAAGGCTTTCGACGAAATCCTGCAGCATGTATGACGATCTCCCGGAATGCGAACCGAGCCTCGAATAGCCACTCGGCTGGCTTACGGCAAGCGCCCAAGATCTCGTGCGAGGCGCTCCGTCACCTCAAGCCCGAAGGCGGTCGGGCCGAGGACTGGCGCCCGGTCATGCACCGGCCCCAGCCCCAAGCGCAAGGCGGTTAGCCTCTTGCCATAGGTGATGAGCGTGTCGAGCGACTGCATGACGAAGACGATGGTCGGCAGAGCGCGACGATAATGCACGTCCGCCTCCTCCAGGCGCCCACCGCGATAGGCATCGATGGCGTGCGCGATGACGTCGATCGCATCCGGCGCCACGATCACACCGGCGCAGCCCGCCCGAAGATTGTCGATGAGCTCGAGCCCGCCCCTGCCGTTGAAGACCGGAAAGCCTGGGCCGAGCCCGGCAATCGTCTCGGCGATCTCGATCGCCGGCCCCTCGCCTTTCAGCATCTTGAGGGAGGGCACGCGACGCGCCAGATCGGTAACGCCCTGCATATCGAGGCCGATGCCGAGATAGGCCGGCGCATTCTGGATGCCGGCGGGAAGGCCGGACGTGCCGATCACCTCGGCAAAGAAATCGCCGAGCCTTTCGGGCGCGATGCGGTCCTTGGGCGGCGGTTGATGGATCAGCCAGTTGGCGCCGGCGCTCCTGGCGCGGTGGGCTTCCGCGATCTGCTCTTCCGCGGTTGCACCGAAGATCGTGAAGGCCACAGGCACGCGGCCTGCAACATCCTCCGCCACCCAATCCATGATCTGGTGGCGTTCGTCACGCGAAAGCTTGGCGACTTGGGTGGCGAGTCCCAGCGCAGCGATGCCGTGGGCGCCGGCCGTGATGCTGCCCTCGACCTTCCGGCGCATGGCGGCGCGGTCGAGCCGGTTCGTGGCATCGAAGAAGGCATAGAGAATGGCATAGGCGCCGGAGAACATGGCAAATCGTGATACACGACCGGGCGGCTCTTGCAATCCGTCTCACTCCGGCAGGCCGGCCTTGATCATGCCGGCCCGGAATCGCGCGGTATCGTCCGACCCCCAGCTGCCGGACCTTTGCTGCGACAGGCGAAAGTCCGGTTTCATCTGCATGATTCTCGCCACCACGGCCTGCGCTTCCGCCATTCGGTCCAGTTGCGCATAGCAGGCGGCCATGCGGCTCAATACCCAGATATGCGGATCGCTCCGGTGCGCGAAGGCGGCGAGCGCTTCCTCATATTTCCCGCACACATAGAGGGTGCTGCCGAAATCGACCCAGTACCACTCCGGGTGATAGGGGTTGAGCCTGAACGCCTCCTTGAACAGCTCCAGCCCGGCTTCGTGCTCGCCCCGCATCACCAGGACAATCGCCAGGGCCGCGACCGCATTCGCGTCGCTCGGATTGAGCTCGACGGATCGGCGATAGCATTGCTCCTCGGCGTCGAGATCGCGCGCATAGGCGAGCGTTATCCCCATCAGCCACCAGATACGCGGCTCTTCCGGATCGAGAACGGCTGCTCGCCGGATCAGCGCAAGGGAGGCGTTGAGGATATCGGGCGGGGTCGTTTCATAGCCGTGAAAGACGACATTGGCGAAACCACGATAGGCCATGGCGAGGGCGAAGCCCGGATCCAGGGCGAGAGCTTTGTCGAAATGCTCGATCGCCATCCGATTGTCGTCCGGCTCATATCCCCGCAAGTGCTTGATGCCGACAAGAAGATGCTCATAAGCCGCGAGCGCCGGCTTGCGGCGGCTGCGCTCGACCAATGTGCTTTCGACTTGCGAATTGATGCTGGGTAGCACGGCGGCCATGATCTTGTCCGGCGCCGTCAGGACGTCGTCGGCCTTCAGGCTGAACTGGCCGCTCCATTTCTGAAGCCGCGTCGCCGTGTCGACCAGCCTGACCGTCAAGCGCAGATTGTCCTTCAGCCGCTGCACGCTGCCTTGAACCACGAGATCAGCGCCGAGGCGTCGCCCGATTTCAAGCGCGTCTGACGTGGATCTGGCGACCTGCGCCGACGAGAAGCGATCGATGACGGAGAAGAGCTTGAACCGGCCGAGCCCGGAGGTGATGTCTTCCGCCAGACCATCGCACAGCACATCGAGCTCGCTCTCGCGGCTGATATTCTGGAAAGGCATGACCGCGATCGACGGCCGCTCGTGGCCAGCCGGGGCCGCGCTTTCGGCCTGCATCGCGGCGGCCGTCTCGCCCTTGAGGATACGGCGATAGACTTCCTCCGTCTCAGGCGCCGCCTTGACGCCGAGCTCTTCCACCAGCGCCGCTTCGCATTGGCCATAGAGCTTCAGGGCCTCGCCGCGCTTGTTGTCCCGCGCCAGGAGCTGCATCAGCGCGCGGTAGACCGGCTCGCGCAGCCTGTCGCGCCGCAGCAGTTGGCGGGCCAGGGCTATTGCCGGCTCCAGATGGCGCGGACTGATGTCGACCTTGCTTAGGCGTTCGACCACCGACGCGGCCAGGTCTTCCAGCCTCTGGCGCTCCGGCGCCAGCCATTGCTCGTAATCCAGGCTCGGTGCCTCGCAGCCATCGAACAATGGGCCGGAATAAAGCCCAGGCGCATCGGCGAGAGTGGCCATATCGGCCGCGGCCCGCTCGAAGGCCTCGACATCGCAGCACAATCCGGCTGGCTTCACGCTCACGCTGTCGCGCCCGGCCAGGAGAACATTGTCCGAATCTTCGCCGAAGACGGCGCGCAGCGCGGCAAGGGACTGCCTGAGACTGCCGCGGGCCTGCTCTTCCGCCCGGTCGGCCCACAGGAGGCCGGCGAGCTTGTCGCGCGACACGGGACGGTCGGAATTGAGGCACAGAAAGCCGAGGAGGGAGCGGTCTTTGCGATGGGGCAGATCGACCGGTTCACCGCCCCGCTTGAGCGCGAACCCGCCGAGAAGCTGAAGCGACCATATCACCACGGCCGCGCCTCACGAGACGAATTCACGGAGAATTCACGGACGGACGGGTTTCCGGCGAGCTCCTTGTGGCAAGATTTCACGCGCGGCCTCCGCGACAATTCACGCAGCTGCGGCAGTCTTGCCCCCGGGAAATATTAGACAAGCAGAGGAACCCCGACAATGCTGAACATCAGGTCCATGTTGTCCGCCGTCCTGCACCCCGTTCATCCGGCGGACCTCCCGCCTCCGCATGTCCCGCCAGAAGAGTGGCCCGACCGCATCGACTTCGACTTGCAGAGCGCCTCCGACACGGACGCCATGTGGTACTACGAAATGCGCAAGTGGCGCGGCCGGGACTGACCATGCTGGATGACGGCGCGACCGAGAGGATCAGACTTACTCCCGAGCTGGTCGCTCTTTGTGAAAGACCCGAACCAAAGCGGGGACGCGAGCCCGGAGTGTCCTATTTTACGGAAGAGGACTATCAGGCCGCTGCCGCGAGGCTCCTCGATGCCGCGGCTGGCGCGCCTGTCTGGGTGTTTGCCTATGGCTCGCTTCTGTGGCGCCCGGCTTTCGAGGCGGCGGAGAGCCGCCGGGCTGAGGCCCAGGGCTGGCGGCGCGACTTCTGCATGGAGATCCGGCGCTGGCGGGGAAGCCCCGAGCAGCCGGGTCTCATGATGGCCCTGCGCAAGGGCGGCAGCTGTACCGGCCTCGCTTTGCGCCTGATGTCCGATCACGCTCACGCGCAGCTGGTGCAGTTGCTCAAGCGGGAAGTCGACGGAGAGGAAGATCTGCGCGCACTGCGCTGGATCGAGGTCGACACCGCGGAGGGTGTTGTTCGCGCGCTCGCCTGCTGGGCCGACCCCATCGAGAGCCGGATGTTCGTGGACAAGCCATTGGCGGAACAGGCCCATATGCTGGCGCGGGCCTGCGGCGCCATCGGGTCCGGCGCCGCCTATCTCCATCAGACGGTGGAAAGCCTCGCCAGGTTGGGCCTGGCCGATGACTATATCAGCGGGCTGGAAGCGCTCGTCGCCAGGGAGATCATGAAACTGGCCTCCCAGCGCGCTGAGAGCGCGATGATTTTAGACACCAACACACCCTCATGCTGAGGCGCGAGCGAAGCGAGCCTCGAAGCATGATCCAGCTACACAGGCCTTGCTTGCCACCCTTCGAGGCCCGCCTTCGGCGGGCGCCTCAGGGTGAGGGTTATAGGCGGTAACTAATCTGATCATGCCTTAGAGCCGGGGCGAAACCTCCCGCCTCCCGCGTAGCGTGCGTGATGGGAAACCTGAAGTCGACTCTCCGAACCTCCTCAAATCCCGGAAATTCATAAATCTACCATTGAATCCGTTCCGCTCCTTGTTGTACGATTGTTCAACAAGGAAACGCCATGACGGTCAGAAGAGAATTCCCCTTCGCGGTGGAGGTCATAGATCCCTTGTGGATTGAGCTCTCCGACGGTACGCGCATCGCCGCCACCTTATGGAAGCCGAAGACCAGCGACAAGGTCCCGCTCGTCGTCGAGATGATCCCCTATCGCCGGCGCGACGGCACCATCTTCCGCGATCTCGAGATCCATCCCTACTGGGCGGGCTTCGGCGTCGCTTGCTGCCGCATCGACATCAGGGGTGCCGGCGATTCTGACGGCCTTCTCGCCGATGAATATCTGCCGCGCGAGCAGGAGGATGCCTGCGAGATCATCGCGCAGCTCGCGGCGCTTCCCTGGTGCAACGGCAATGTCGGCATGGTCGGCATTTCCTGGGGCGGCTTCAATTCGCTCCAGGTGGCCGCGCGCCGCCCCCCGGCGCTGAAGGCGATCATCACTTTGTGCTCGACCGACGACCGCTATGCCGACGATGTCCACTATATGGGCGGCGCCCTCATCACCGAGAATGAGATGTGGTCGAATTTCATGCTGGTGAAGAATGCCATGCCGCCCGATCCGCAGATCGTCGGCGACGCCTGGCGCGATATGTGGATGAAGCGCCTCGATGCCAACCGGTCCTGGTCTGAGCACTGGCTCGAGCACCAGCGCCGCGACGCCTACTGGAAACAGGGCTCGGTCTGCGAGGATTTCTCGAAGATCGACTGCGCCGTGCTGGCGGTGTGCGGCTGGGAGGACAGCTATTCCAACTCCGTCGCCCGCTTGCTCGAAGGCCTTACATCCCCCAAGCTCGCCATCATGGGCCCCTGGACACATGCCTTCCCCTGCCGCGGCGATCCGGGCCCGCGCATCGGCTATCTCCAGGAAGGGCTGCGCTGGTGGAAGCACTGGCTCGCGGACGACGAGACAGGCATCATGGACGAGCCGCTCTACCGCGTCTTCGTCATCGGTGAAGAACGGCCGCGACCCTTTTACGAGAACCACGAGGGTCATTGGGTCGCCGAGGAAGCCTGGCCCAGCCCCCGCATCGAGTGGCAGACGCGCTATCT
This genomic stretch from Nordella sp. HKS 07 harbors:
- a CDS encoding DUF4242 domain-containing protein, whose product is MPRYVIERTFPDGLEIPMNDKGAAGTLKVVGRNAEEGVTWVHSYVTQDKKKTFCVYDGPTPEAIRKVAEHNGLPVDRISEVRVLDPYFYL
- the speE gene encoding polyamine aminopropyltransferase — protein: MLQDFVESLHADYGQRFSVDEVLYETRTEHQHLVIFRNKRMGRVLALDGAVQTTEADEFIYHEMLAHVPILAHGAVRKVLIVGVGDGGIVREVTRHKGIEEIVAVEIDQAVIDMCLKYLPNHSAGSLDDPRLKLIIADGLDYLRESAQTFDVILSDSTDPIGPAASLFSNDFYRLSRQRLGERGILATQNGVPFLQPDELRQTAKNLAQSFPDRHFFHAAVPTYIGGSMSFGWGAVDPQARHVPLATLRERFAASGLKTRYYNPEIHQASFALPQYMLDLME
- a CDS encoding dihydrodipicolinate synthase family protein, which codes for MFSGAYAILYAFFDATNRLDRAAMRRKVEGSITAGAHGIAALGLATQVAKLSRDERHQIMDWVAEDVAGRVPVAFTIFGATAEEQIAEAHRARSAGANWLIHQPPPKDRIAPERLGDFFAEVIGTSGLPAGIQNAPAYLGIGLDMQGVTDLARRVPSLKMLKGEGPAIEIAETIAGLGPGFPVFNGRGGLELIDNLRAGCAGVIVAPDAIDVIAHAIDAYRGGRLEEADVHYRRALPTIVFVMQSLDTLITYGKRLTALRLGLGPVHDRAPVLGPTAFGLEVTERLARDLGRLP
- a CDS encoding BTAD domain-containing putative transcriptional regulator; amino-acid sequence: MVIWSLQLLGGFALKRGGEPVDLPHRKDRSLLGFLCLNSDRPVSRDKLAGLLWADRAEEQARGSLRQSLAALRAVFGEDSDNVLLAGRDSVSVKPAGLCCDVEAFERAAADMATLADAPGLYSGPLFDGCEAPSLDYEQWLAPERQRLEDLAASVVERLSKVDISPRHLEPAIALARQLLRRDRLREPVYRALMQLLARDNKRGEALKLYGQCEAALVEELGVKAAPETEEVYRRILKGETAAAMQAESAAPAGHERPSIAVMPFQNISRESELDVLCDGLAEDITSGLGRFKLFSVIDRFSSAQVARSTSDALEIGRRLGADLVVQGSVQRLKDNLRLTVRLVDTATRLQKWSGQFSLKADDVLTAPDKIMAAVLPSINSQVESTLVERSRRKPALAAYEHLLVGIKHLRGYEPDDNRMAIEHFDKALALDPGFALAMAYRGFANVVFHGYETTPPDILNASLALIRRAAVLDPEEPRIWWLMGITLAYARDLDAEEQCYRRSVELNPSDANAVAALAIVLVMRGEHEAGLELFKEAFRLNPYHPEWYWVDFGSTLYVCGKYEEALAAFAHRSDPHIWVLSRMAACYAQLDRMAEAQAVVARIMQMKPDFRLSQQRSGSWGSDDTARFRAGMIKAGLPE
- a CDS encoding gamma-glutamylcyclotransferase, with protein sequence MSYFTEEDYQAAAARLLDAAAGAPVWVFAYGSLLWRPAFEAAESRRAEAQGWRRDFCMEIRRWRGSPEQPGLMMALRKGGSCTGLALRLMSDHAHAQLVQLLKREVDGEEDLRALRWIEVDTAEGVVRALACWADPIESRMFVDKPLAEQAHMLARACGAIGSGAAYLHQTVESLARLGLADDYISGLEALVAREIMKLASQRAESAMILDTNTPSC
- a CDS encoding CocE/NonD family hydrolase translates to MTVRREFPFAVEVIDPLWIELSDGTRIAATLWKPKTSDKVPLVVEMIPYRRRDGTIFRDLEIHPYWAGFGVACCRIDIRGAGDSDGLLADEYLPREQEDACEIIAQLAALPWCNGNVGMVGISWGGFNSLQVAARRPPALKAIITLCSTDDRYADDVHYMGGALITENEMWSNFMLVKNAMPPDPQIVGDAWRDMWMKRLDANRSWSEHWLEHQRRDAYWKQGSVCEDFSKIDCAVLAVCGWEDSYSNSVARLLEGLTSPKLAIMGPWTHAFPCRGDPGPRIGYLQEGLRWWKHWLADDETGIMDEPLYRVFVIGEERPRPFYENHEGHWVAEEAWPSPRIEWQTRYLNPTGLGSEPETGALRSVRSPATAGTDCGRWGGYGGTTPDLAIDQRREDGQALCFDTEPLAETITLLGAPEIELELMVDVPKVNLALRLCDIYPDGTSALMTYGVLNLSHRDSHEFPKPCPVGEPFTVRLKLNDFAREIPKGHCIRLAIATQHWFILWPQPTLATATIRTGLSTIRLPVRPASPLDKRIAFEPAEIASPVPATEIAAGATTKTVEDDLGSGLRTITLRSNGGTQSIDDRAITTSSWNNDTFIIHPDDPLSAKLVTEYAWAIKSGPSDMEARSRTELTADHENFYLTWSIEAREQGRVIHSKGATRAIKRDFC